The following coding sequences lie in one Candidatus Annandia adelgestsuga genomic window:
- the infC gene encoding translation initiation factor IF-3, whose amino-acid sequence MKSNNIKKFYRFKKYKKINLKKIIIKIKKKFKIRLTGIEGEQIGITTLKNSIIKSYKLGLDLIKISSNSVPPVYRIINYSKFIYQKNKLLKIQRRKRKVMQTKEIKFRPNTDKGDYIIKLRNLTRFLKKGSKTKISLIFKGREITHKQIGVNMLNNIKNDLKHISNLEFFSTKIEGRQMVMMLSPKK is encoded by the coding sequence ATGAAATCAAATAATATAAAAAAATTTTATCGTTTTAAAAAATATAAAAAAATAAATCTTAAAAAAATAATTATAAAAATAAAAAAAAAATTTAAAATAAGATTGACTGGAATAGAGGGAGAACAAATAGGTATAACAACATTAAAAAATTCTATAATTAAATCTTATAAACTTGGATTAGATTTAATAAAAATTAGTTCTAATTCTGTACCACCAGTATATCGTATAATAAATTATAGTAAATTTATATATCAAAAAAATAAGTTATTAAAAATTCAAAGAAGAAAAAGAAAAGTAATGCAAACAAAAGAAATAAAATTTAGACCTAATACAGATAAGGGAGATTATATAATAAAATTACGTAATTTAACACGTTTTTTAAAAAAAGGATCTAAAACAAAAATATCTTTAATATTTAAGGGAAGAGAAATTACTCATAAACAAATTGGTGTTAATATGTTAAATAATATAAAAAATGATTTAAAACATATATCTAATTTAGAATTTTTTTCAACTAAAATAGAAGGAAGACAAATGGTGATGATGTTATCTCCTAAAAAATAA
- the gpmA gene encoding 2,3-diphosphoglycerate-dependent phosphoglycerate mutase, translating to MSLIKLVLIRHGESEWNKKNKFTGWYDVELSNNGILEAKKAGKYLNKLGFKFNISYTSILKRAICTLWYILKELNLTWIPVNKTWRLNERHYGSLQGLNKKKTSKIFSIEKVNKWRRSFKEIPPKINILNPKFTGYDNKYYKLNQKKIPFSESLHMTYKRVLPYWKKYIFKNIKMKKNILVVAHGNSLRSLVKYLHNFNDKEIVKIEIPTGKPLIYEFNNNFKIKNCYYINNK from the coding sequence ATGTCATTAATTAAATTAGTTTTAATAAGACATGGTGAAAGTGAATGGAATAAAAAAAATAAATTTACAGGTTGGTATGATGTAGAATTATCTAATAATGGAATTTTAGAAGCAAAAAAAGCTGGTAAATATTTAAATAAATTAGGTTTTAAATTTAATATATCTTATACTTCTATTCTTAAAAGAGCTATATGTACATTATGGTATATTTTAAAAGAATTAAATTTAACTTGGATACCTGTAAATAAAACATGGAGATTAAATGAAAGACATTATGGATCATTACAAGGTTTAAATAAAAAGAAAACTTCTAAAATATTTAGTATTGAAAAAGTAAATAAATGGAGAAGAAGTTTTAAAGAAATACCTCCTAAAATTAACATTTTAAACCCTAAATTTACTGGTTATGATAATAAATATTATAAATTAAATCAAAAAAAAATACCTTTTTCTGAAAGTTTACATATGACTTATAAACGTGTATTACCTTATTGGAAAAAATATATATTTAAAAATATTAAAATGAAAAAAAATATTTTAGTTGTAGCTCATGGTAATTCTTTAAGATCATTAGTTAAATACTTACATAATTTTAATGATAAAGAAATAGTTAAAATAGAAATACCTACTGGTAAACCATTAATATATGAATTTAATAACAATTTTAAAATTAAAAATTGTTATTATATAAATAATAAATAA
- a CDS encoding phosphopentomutase, with the protein MKRLILIVIDSLGIGHSPDSVKFNDRKSNTLGNIINNKYYNNYFKYKKNNNLNIPNLISLGLNKILNISNKFYIKNNINNIFLYSNPISTGKDTVSGHLEIVGIPTLFNWYYFKKKKNSIPNFLLNKIIKNTNVNGYLGNCHASGTDIINDFGFEHLKTKKPIIYTSNDSILQISCHEKIFNIKSLYKICIKIKKILYKYNFKISRIIARPFKGNIIGKFKRTNNRKDFIMNFKNITVMQKLIDEKNGKVIAIGKIIDIFSNKSITKKIKTFGINNLFYNTIKYLKKSNDNTIICTNFVDFDSLWGHRRNCIGYGLSLELFDIYIINLIKNMKYNDLLIITSDHGCDTTWFGNDHTRENIPILIYKKNLEFLSNNRRSSFSDISQIISKYFELSNMIYGNNIM; encoded by the coding sequence ATGAAAAGATTAATATTAATAGTAATAGATTCTTTAGGAATCGGACATAGTCCTGATTCCGTTAAATTTAATGATAGAAAATCAAATACTTTAGGTAATATAATAAATAATAAATATTATAATAATTATTTTAAATATAAAAAAAATAATAATTTAAATATACCAAATTTAATATCTTTAGGTTTAAATAAAATTTTAAATATATCAAATAAATTTTATATAAAAAATAATATTAATAATATATTTTTATATTCTAATCCTATATCAACTGGAAAAGATACAGTATCTGGACATTTAGAAATTGTTGGAATACCTACTTTATTTAATTGGTATTATTTTAAAAAAAAAAAAAATAGTATTCCTAATTTTTTATTAAATAAAATTATTAAAAATACTAATGTTAATGGATATTTAGGAAATTGTCATGCTTCTGGAACAGATATTATAAATGATTTTGGATTTGAACATTTAAAAACAAAAAAACCAATAATTTATACTTCTAATGATTCTATATTACAAATTTCATGTCATGAAAAAATTTTTAATATTAAATCTTTATATAAAATATGTATTAAAATAAAAAAAATATTATATAAATATAATTTTAAAATAAGTAGAATTATAGCTAGACCGTTTAAAGGTAATATAATAGGTAAATTTAAAAGAACAAACAATAGAAAAGATTTTATTATGAATTTTAAAAATATTACAGTTATGCAAAAATTAATTGATGAAAAAAATGGTAAAGTAATTGCTATAGGAAAAATAATAGATATATTTTCTAATAAAAGTATAACAAAAAAAATAAAAACTTTTGGAATAAATAATTTATTTTATAATACTATAAAATATTTAAAAAAATCTAATGATAATACTATAATATGTACTAATTTTGTAGATTTTGATTCTTTATGGGGACATCGACGTAATTGTATAGGTTATGGTTTAAGTTTAGAATTATTTGATATTTATATTATTAATTTAATTAAAAATATGAAATATAATGATTTATTAATAATTACTTCAGATCATGGATGTGATACTACTTGGTTTGGTAATGATCATACTAGAGAAAATATACCTATATTAATATATAAAAAAAATTTAGAATTTTTATCTAATAATAGAAGATCTTCTTTTTCAGATATTAGTCAAATTATATCTAAGTATTTTGAATTATCTAATATGATATATGGTAATAATATAATGTAA
- the rpmF gene encoding 50S ribosomal protein L32 — MRFKMAVPKKKTTRSKKKMRRLHDKLKKVNISTDKKSGEQHLYHHITRYGYYKNKKYIFKKCFKNY; from the coding sequence ATGAGGTTTAAAATGGCTGTTCCAAAAAAAAAAACTACAAGATCTAAAAAAAAAATGAGAAGATTACATGATAAATTAAAAAAAGTTAATATATCTACTGACAAAAAATCAGGTGAACAACATTTATACCATCATATTACAAGATATGGATATTATAAAAATAAAAAATATATTTTCAAAAAATGTTTTAAAAATTATTAA
- the thrS gene encoding threonine--tRNA ligase has product MPIVIMSDGTNFIYDNTIKIKKVIKKINKKLLKKCISVKINGKLTDINDYINKNVFLEIINNNNHKYNIIIRKSCAYILGYVMKRKWNKIKMLNFKITPNGFYYDIDLNHKITFLDLIKIEKKMKNYIINNFKINKFVLDNKKIIKLFLKNKEIYKINILNKYIKNNNKFYFYNYKKYFDISNIPLIINTKFCNNFKLNKVSNIYSKCNKKKYLLQRIYGKIKINNNLSLVKNKNINKIYDHRIISKKLDLYHIEEETPGSVFWHNNGLIIFNEIKSLIKKKLKKYEYQEIQTPIIMNIFSWKKTGHWKYYKDFIFTTNHKNIKYCIKPMNCPGHIHIFKKNIKSYKNLPFKVSEFGICHRHESSGSLYGLMRLRSFTQDDAHIFCNEKQIQLELKKCINMLYEIYKIFGFNNIKVKFSSYSIKEIKNNYLWKIAEKHLIYSLKKKNIKFKFQKGEGAFYGPKIEFILSDSFNREWQCGTIQLDFYLSKRLNCFYINKKNKKIVPIIIHRAILGSIERFIGILIEEYQGNFPLWLTPIQIIVINVNKKNIDYAKEINDKFNKDNLRSKIDIKNESICSKIKKYILLKIPYIVICGEKEFKKKTISVRDIYGNKQNNINLNLFKKKIKEEIINYEIK; this is encoded by the coding sequence ATGCCTATTGTTATAATGTCTGATGGAACAAATTTTATTTATGATAATACTATTAAAATTAAAAAAGTTATAAAAAAAATAAATAAAAAATTATTGAAAAAATGTATTTCAGTAAAAATTAACGGTAAATTAACTGATATTAATGATTATATAAATAAAAATGTTTTTTTAGAAATTATAAATAATAATAATCATAAATATAATATAATAATTAGAAAATCTTGTGCTTATATATTAGGTTATGTAATGAAAAGAAAATGGAATAAAATAAAAATGTTAAATTTTAAAATTACACCTAATGGTTTTTATTATGATATAGATTTAAATCATAAAATAACTTTTTTGGATTTAATTAAAATAGAAAAAAAAATGAAAAATTATATCATTAATAATTTTAAAATTAATAAATTTGTTTTAGATAACAAAAAAATTATAAAACTTTTTTTAAAAAATAAAGAAATATATAAAATTAATATTTTAAATAAATATATAAAAAATAATAATAAATTTTATTTTTATAATTATAAAAAATATTTTGATATATCTAATATCCCTCTTATAATTAATACAAAATTTTGTAATAATTTTAAATTAAATAAAGTTTCTAATATATATTCTAAATGTAATAAAAAAAAATATTTATTACAAAGAATTTATGGTAAAATTAAAATTAATAATAATTTATCTTTAGTTAAAAATAAAAACATAAATAAAATTTATGATCATCGTATAATTAGTAAAAAATTAGATTTATATCATATTGAAGAAGAAACTCCTGGTTCTGTTTTTTGGCATAATAATGGTTTAATAATATTTAATGAAATAAAATCTTTAATAAAAAAAAAATTAAAAAAATATGAATATCAAGAAATACAAACACCTATTATTATGAATATTTTTTCTTGGAAAAAAACTGGTCATTGGAAATATTATAAAGATTTTATATTTACTACTAATCATAAAAACATAAAATATTGTATTAAACCTATGAATTGTCCAGGACATATACATATTTTTAAAAAAAATATTAAATCATATAAAAACTTACCATTTAAAGTATCAGAATTTGGAATTTGTCATAGACATGAATCTTCTGGATCATTATATGGTTTAATGAGATTAAGAAGTTTTACTCAGGATGATGCTCATATTTTTTGTAATGAAAAACAAATACAATTAGAATTAAAAAAATGTATAAATATGTTATATGAAATATATAAAATATTTGGATTTAATAATATTAAAGTTAAATTTTCTAGTTATTCAATTAAAGAAATAAAAAATAATTATTTATGGAAAATTGCTGAAAAACATTTAATATATTCTTTAAAAAAAAAAAATATAAAATTTAAATTTCAAAAAGGAGAAGGAGCTTTTTATGGTCCTAAAATAGAATTTATATTATCTGATAGTTTTAATAGAGAATGGCAATGTGGAACTATACAATTAGATTTTTATTTATCTAAAAGATTAAATTGTTTTTATATTAATAAAAAAAATAAAAAAATTGTTCCTATAATTATACATAGAGCAATTTTAGGTTCAATAGAAAGATTTATAGGTATTTTAATAGAAGAATATCAAGGAAATTTTCCATTATGGTTAACTCCTATACAAATAATAGTTATTAATGTAAATAAAAAAAATATAGATTATGCAAAAGAAATAAATGATAAATTTAATAAAGATAATTTAAGATCAAAAATAGATATTAAAAATGAAAGTATATGTTCTAAAATAAAAAAATATATATTATTAAAAATTCCTTATATAGTAATATGTGGTGAAAAAGAATTTAAAAAAAAAACTATTTCCGTTAGAGATATTTATGGAAATAAACAAAATAATATTAATTTAAATTTATTTAAAAAAAAAATAAAAGAAGAAATAATAAATTATGAAATCAAATAA
- a CDS encoding TatD family hydrolase, giving the protein MFFIDSHCHLNLIKNIKKKIIIKKSLKNYINFILSISLDINDYKKMFKKFKYYNNILFSCGIHPLYLNKNINLRKFKKLSLNNKVIAIGETGLDYKNLTFKPIQKYLFRYHIRLAKKINKPLIVHNRNSFNDIVRILKEENAQKCKGVLHCFTGSKKKAKILLDMKFYISFSGIITYLNKEKIKEIINFIPLNKILLETDSPFLSPIPFKNKQNQPSNLIYIAKIIADIKKITLTKLSEITNKNFCNLFKIKFC; this is encoded by the coding sequence ATGTTTTTTATAGATTCTCATTGTCATTTAAATTTAATTAAAAATATAAAAAAAAAAATAATTATAAAAAAATCTTTAAAAAATTATATAAATTTTATTTTATCAATATCATTGGATATTAATGATTATAAAAAAATGTTTAAAAAATTTAAATATTATAATAATATTTTATTTTCTTGTGGAATTCATCCATTATATTTAAATAAAAATATTAATTTAAGAAAATTTAAAAAATTATCCTTAAATAATAAAGTAATAGCAATTGGAGAAACTGGTTTAGATTACAAAAATTTAACATTTAAACCAATACAAAAGTATTTATTTAGATATCATATACGTTTAGCAAAAAAAATAAATAAACCTTTAATAGTTCATAATAGAAATTCTTTTAATGATATAGTTAGAATTTTAAAAGAAGAAAATGCACAAAAATGTAAAGGAGTTTTACACTGTTTTACAGGAAGTAAAAAAAAAGCAAAAATTTTATTAGATATGAAATTTTATATTTCATTTTCAGGAATAATTACTTATTTAAATAAAGAAAAAATAAAAGAAATAATAAATTTTATACCTTTAAATAAAATTTTATTAGAAACAGATTCTCCTTTTTTATCACCAATACCATTTAAAAATAAACAAAATCAACCATCTAACTTAATATATATTGCTAAAATAATAGCTGATATAAAAAAAATTACATTAACAAAATTATCTGAAATTACAAATAAAAATTTTTGTAATTTATTTAAAATAAAATTTTGTTGA
- a CDS encoding HesB/IscA family protein, producing the protein MKIKNNLNVIIITKKARSQIQNLLYNKFIGIKLNIKNSGCMGLKYELKFVKKKCKNYVLFNIKKINIFVKKKIIPLIYGIKIDFIKEGLNKKFNFINPQAKNVCGCGSSFNNIT; encoded by the coding sequence ATGAAAATAAAAAATAATTTAAATGTTATAATTATTACTAAAAAAGCCAGATCTCAAATACAAAATTTATTATATAATAAATTTATAGGAATTAAATTAAATATTAAAAATTCTGGATGTATGGGTTTAAAATATGAACTAAAATTTGTAAAAAAAAAATGTAAAAATTATGTTTTATTTAATATTAAAAAAATAAATATATTTGTAAAAAAAAAAATAATACCTTTAATATATGGTATTAAAATAGATTTTATAAAAGAAGGTTTAAATAAAAAATTTAATTTTATAAATCCTCAAGCAAAAAATGTATGTGGTTGTGGTTCTAGTTTTAATAATATAACATAA
- the pheT gene encoding phenylalanine--tRNA ligase subunit beta, with protein sequence MLKILKKKKNINYFNKICSFSDIGLKKIDNKIIELDNSIPTGINMNKFFNFDNYVIHINTNFNRFDHLSIIGIANDLSILDNLSIRKKKKYIILNEIKDDISIKIFKKKYCPIIISVIIKNINIKCITPKWIQKKIYSYGISSENIINNIINYLIIELGLPLYSFDLDCIDSFINIKMSKKNDLFNIYKNKKIKLKKNTLIIKDKSKILSLAGICINPKVKISNKSKNILLLCSIFNSKYIIGKKEIYKIKNNLWNIYSSKNVDFSMIENFFMKAIYFIKKNCKGKIGLIKKEINKKLMLNNKIKIKIKKINKIIGINISKKKIIKILKKIGCDIIFNIKYWYIIIPNNRKDILIKENIVREIIKFYGYNNIPIIPIKNNLLIKKNKNNIKKINFVKNFLLNKGYYETINYSFTDPKLQSMLFPKIIPLKINNYISKDMSVMRTTMLNGLISTLLHNQNRQKKSIKLFEYGTCFIPKKKNLLLVNQINIISGLLNGNNFNKNWIIKSRCMDFYDIKGDVESILDILNFNYNIKFLFNNKYKCLLHPGQSSIIHQNNKIIGFLGVLHPKLQKKLNIINKTMIFELFYDKILLKNNIKYKKFSKFPLNNRNINIIINKDILSEDVILFCKNITKKIINVELIDVYNDNIEKNKKSITLNLVLQSKKKTLEDNQINKIIQKCLILLKNKFNAYLKNKI encoded by the coding sequence ATATTAAAAATTTTAAAAAAAAAAAAAAATATTAATTATTTTAATAAAATATGTTCTTTTTCAGATATAGGTTTAAAAAAAATAGATAATAAAATAATAGAATTAGATAATAGTATTCCAACAGGTATTAATATGAATAAATTTTTTAATTTTGATAATTATGTTATTCATATTAATACTAATTTTAATCGTTTTGATCATTTATCAATAATAGGTATAGCCAATGATTTATCTATTTTAGATAATTTATCTATTAGAAAAAAAAAAAAATATATTATATTAAATGAAATTAAAGATGATATTTCTATAAAAATTTTTAAAAAAAAATACTGCCCTATTATTATAAGTGTTATAATTAAAAATATTAATATTAAATGTATTACTCCAAAATGGATTCAAAAAAAAATTTATTCTTATGGTATATCATCAGAAAATATAATTAATAATATTATTAATTATTTAATTATAGAATTAGGACTACCATTATATTCTTTTGATTTAGATTGTATTGATAGTTTTATAAATATTAAAATGTCTAAAAAAAATGATTTATTTAATATTTATAAAAATAAAAAAATTAAATTAAAAAAAAATACTTTAATTATAAAAGACAAAAGTAAAATTTTATCTTTAGCTGGAATATGTATTAACCCAAAAGTTAAAATTAGTAATAAATCTAAAAATATTTTACTATTATGTTCTATTTTTAATTCAAAATATATTATTGGAAAGAAAGAAATTTATAAAATTAAAAATAATTTATGGAATATTTATTCTTCAAAAAATGTTGATTTTAGTATGATAGAAAATTTTTTTATGAAGGCAATTTATTTTATAAAAAAAAATTGTAAAGGAAAAATAGGTTTAATTAAAAAAGAAATAAATAAAAAATTAATGTTAAATAATAAAATTAAAATTAAAATAAAAAAAATAAATAAAATTATTGGAATAAATATATCTAAAAAAAAAATAATTAAAATATTAAAAAAAATAGGTTGTGATATTATATTTAATATAAAATATTGGTATATAATTATTCCCAATAATAGAAAAGATATATTAATAAAAGAAAATATAGTTAGAGAAATTATTAAATTTTATGGATATAATAATATTCCTATTATTCCTATAAAAAATAATCTATTAATAAAAAAAAATAAAAATAATATTAAAAAAATAAATTTTGTTAAAAATTTTTTATTAAATAAAGGTTATTATGAAACTATAAATTATAGTTTTACAGATCCTAAATTACAATCTATGTTATTTCCTAAAATAATACCTTTAAAAATAAATAATTATATATCTAAAGATATGTCTGTAATGAGAACAACTATGTTAAATGGTTTAATTTCAACATTATTACATAATCAAAATCGTCAAAAAAAATCAATTAAATTATTTGAATATGGAACATGTTTTATACCTAAAAAAAAAAATTTATTATTAGTAAATCAAATTAATATAATATCAGGTTTATTGAATGGAAATAACTTTAATAAAAATTGGATTATAAAATCTAGGTGTATGGATTTTTATGATATAAAAGGAGATGTTGAATCTATATTAGATATATTAAATTTTAATTATAATATAAAATTTTTATTTAATAATAAATACAAATGTTTATTACATCCTGGACAAAGTTCTATAATACATCAAAATAATAAAATTATAGGTTTTTTAGGAGTATTACATCCTAAATTACAAAAAAAATTAAATATAATAAATAAAACTATGATTTTTGAATTATTTTATGATAAAATTTTATTAAAAAATAATATTAAATATAAAAAATTTTCTAAATTTCCATTAAATAATAGAAATATTAATATTATAATAAATAAAGATATTTTATCTGAAGATGTTATTTTATTTTGTAAAAATATTACAAAAAAAATAATTAATGTAGAATTAATTGATGTTTATAATGATAATATTGAAAAAAATAAAAAAAGTATTACATTAAATTTAGTTTTACAATCAAAAAAAAAAACTTTAGAAGACAATCAAATAAATAAAATTATACAAAAATGTTTAATATTATTAAAAAATAAATTTAACGCTTATTTAAAAAATAAAATTTAA
- the pheS gene encoding phenylalanine--tRNA ligase subunit alpha, protein MELNFIKLLKKAKHSINKSNNLQSLEKNRIKYLGKNSYLSNKIIHLNKISKKEKSILGYNINIVKNKIKNLILENKKKIEKKKLYKKLLLEKIDISLPGRKFKIGNIHPINKTISRIELFFKNLGFEVKTGPEIENTFYNFDCLNIPKYHPARKFSDTFWFNKNTLLRTQTSSVQIRVLENNKPPIKCISYGKVYRKDYDSTHTPMFHQMEGFVIDKKISFSNLKYILYNFIKFFFNDKNLKIRFRPSYFPFTEPSAEIDIKQKNGNWLEILGCGMIHPNILKYCKINYNIYSGFAFGLGIERITMLYYNIDDIRLFFENDLNFLTQF, encoded by the coding sequence ATGGAATTAAATTTTATAAAATTATTAAAAAAAGCTAAACATTCTATAAACAAATCTAATAATTTACAATCATTAGAAAAAAATAGAATTAAATATTTAGGTAAAAATAGTTATTTATCTAATAAAATTATTCATTTAAATAAAATTTCAAAAAAAGAAAAATCAATATTAGGTTATAATATTAATATTGTAAAAAATAAAATAAAAAATTTAATTTTAGAAAATAAAAAAAAAATAGAAAAAAAAAAATTATATAAAAAATTATTATTAGAAAAAATTGATATATCTCTTCCTGGAAGAAAATTTAAAATTGGTAATATACACCCAATTAATAAAACTATATCTCGTATTGAATTATTTTTCAAAAATTTAGGATTCGAAGTTAAAACTGGGCCTGAAATAGAAAATACTTTTTATAATTTTGATTGTTTAAATATACCTAAATATCATCCTGCAAGAAAATTTTCTGATACTTTTTGGTTTAATAAAAATACTTTATTAAGAACTCAAACTTCAAGTGTACAAATACGTGTTTTAGAAAATAATAAACCTCCAATTAAATGTATATCTTATGGAAAAGTATATAGAAAAGATTATGATAGTACACATACCCCTATGTTTCATCAAATGGAAGGATTTGTAATTGATAAAAAAATAAGTTTTTCTAATTTAAAATATATATTATATAATTTTATAAAATTTTTTTTTAATGATAAAAATTTAAAAATACGTTTTAGGCCATCATATTTTCCTTTTACTGAACCATCTGCAGAAATAGATATAAAACAAAAAAATGGTAATTGGTTAGAAATATTAGGTTGTGGGATGATACATCCAAATATTTTAAAATATTGTAAAATAAATTATAACATTTATTCAGGTTTTGCGTTTGGTTTAGGTATAGAAAGAATAACTATGTTATATTATAATATAGATGATATTAGATTGTTTTTTGAAAATGATTTAAACTTTTTAACTCAATTTTAA
- the rpmI gene encoding 50S ribosomal protein L35, translated as MPKIKTIKSVFKRFKKTSSGKIKYKHANLRHILTKKNKKRKRKLRFKEMLSKNDIHKISLCIPYF; from the coding sequence ATGCCAAAAATAAAAACTATAAAAAGTGTTTTTAAAAGATTTAAAAAAACATCATCTGGAAAAATTAAATATAAACATGCTAATTTAAGACATATTTTAACTAAAAAAAATAAAAAACGTAAAAGAAAATTAAGATTTAAAGAAATGTTATCAAAAAATGATATACATAAAATATCTTTATGCATACCTTATTTTTAA
- a CDS encoding acyl carrier protein: MLINKIENNVKNIISKKIGIKPKKILNSSSLQDLGADSLDIIEIIIELEEFFKIKIYDHESEKINKIEKIINIIKKKIKKKKNNL; encoded by the coding sequence ATGTTAATTAATAAAATAGAAAATAATGTTAAAAACATAATTTCTAAAAAAATAGGTATAAAACCTAAAAAAATATTAAATAGTTCTTCTTTACAAGATTTAGGGGCAGATTCTTTAGATATAATTGAAATTATTATAGAATTAGAAGAATTTTTTAAAATTAAAATTTATGATCATGAATCAGAAAAAATAAATAAAATAGAAAAAATTATAAATATTATAAAAAAAAAAATAAAAAAAAAAAAAAATAATTTATAA
- the tmk gene encoding dTMP kinase gives MKSKFIVVEGLDGSGKTTICNYIKKIFEIFNIKIIITREPGGTPLNEKIRHIIKKKNKNEIISDKAELLMFYALRAQSLEYVIKPSLKKGLCVISDRHDLSTYAYQGYNIKNKKIIKKISSYVLDKVKPDITLFLDIDPKISINRIIKRGKLDRIEKKSLKFFTKVRKRYLKIIKKDKKKIKIINTNKSIHKVKKEIKILLLKWLLKNIK, from the coding sequence ATGAAAAGCAAATTTATTGTTGTGGAAGGATTAGATGGTTCAGGAAAAACTACTATATGTAATTATATTAAAAAAATATTTGAAATATTTAACATAAAAATAATAATTACTAGAGAACCTGGAGGAACTCCATTAAACGAAAAAATAAGACATATTATTAAAAAAAAAAATAAAAATGAAATTATAAGTGATAAAGCTGAATTATTAATGTTTTATGCTTTAAGGGCTCAATCTTTAGAATATGTAATAAAACCATCATTAAAAAAAGGTTTATGTGTAATTAGTGATAGACATGATTTATCTACTTATGCATATCAGGGTTATAACATAAAAAATAAAAAAATTATCAAAAAAATAAGTTCATATGTATTGGATAAAGTAAAACCTGATATAACTTTATTTTTAGATATAGATCCAAAAATAAGTATAAATAGAATTATTAAAAGAGGAAAATTAGATAGAATAGAAAAAAAATCTTTAAAATTTTTTACAAAAGTAAGAAAACGTTATTTAAAAATAATTAAAAAAGATAAAAAAAAAATAAAAATCATAAATACTAATAAATCAATTCATAAAGTAAAAAAAGAAATAAAAATTTTATTATTAAAATGGTTACTTAAAAATATAAAATGA
- the rplT gene encoding 50S ribosomal protein L20 has protein sequence MVRIKRGVTAHKRHKKILKKTKGYYGARSRSYRIAFQSYIKSGQYEYRDRKQKKRQLRRLWITRINAAVRTKGISYNKFIYALNKSKININRKILSNIALIDINGFNKLVKYAKKYIKNNKF, from the coding sequence ATGGTTAGAATTAAAAGAGGGGTTACAGCACATAAACGTCATAAAAAAATTTTAAAAAAAACTAAAGGTTATTATGGAGCTAGATCCAGAAGTTATAGAATAGCTTTTCAATCTTATATAAAATCTGGACAATATGAATATAGAGATAGAAAACAAAAAAAACGTCAATTACGAAGATTATGGATTACACGTATTAATGCAGCAGTTAGAACAAAAGGTATTTCTTATAATAAATTTATTTATGCTTTAAATAAATCTAAAATTAATATAAATCGTAAAATTTTATCTAATATTGCTTTAATTGATATTAATGGTTTTAATAAATTAGTAAAATATGCAAAAAAATATATTAAAAATAATAAATTTTAA